A single genomic interval of Lucilia cuprina isolate Lc7/37 chromosome 2, ASM2204524v1, whole genome shotgun sequence harbors:
- the LOC111680534 gene encoding dedicator of cytokinesis protein 7 isoform X1, giving the protein MSITQRSFAQKLSRTHASDVRKNVVNCHMQTKTTDSSMCSSTLSLTEPVEPLDYEEFLNSHINTINRDPLKNILDFPPGDVTVKTIPRKIRTIEHIVPKENFAELPQHVQECVNCYTRPWKVVEYAQRHYSSSCCARERIDRGTISPSAYQQEFEVDKDFASFDESSLTDQSNSCTPSSRQSIASLSSVSSCTDTLTPRGSWASFDLRRSVNDPLIPNLLDDVPPEHIDQTNESKRLEDRQEALFSLYPEADAEDIIERRLSAELPMEHMGHRIFVKCLQLRLELEVEPIFASMAIYDAKEKKKISENFYFDMNSDTLKRMLHTHVRCADESTQSRAGIFEISYPSNDLFLVIRLEKVLQGDIKDSVEPYIKDDKDKCREKAKQNASDFCERLGKYRMPFAWTGIYLTNIFNGDSFEGGKDGIGLGGNQDRETGGSLGSAASSNSLDRKSSTSSFDQLRRKANDMSGTLTRRGSLERKEKRRSWSPDDFANVVESFRPITITISSFFKQETDKMKDEDLYKFLMELKRPSSAMKKYKCIPGSIKLEISPCTDDVKNALTPELAKVEPYVEDNTRPVKEILEIPPTAIYNPHYTYRNLLFVSPKELNFSSRAGSARNIAVRVQLMAGETQNDAINAIFGKSSCPEYSNEAFTAVNYHNKCPAFYDEIKFALPAHLKQNHHLFFTIYHVSCQKKPQDLQPSVETPVGYTWWPLLEDGKLKVGEFQLPVMVETPPENYSFIPPNVHLPGTKWLDNHRPVFSISVEAVTSVHTLDPNLDRFFLMCDYLNSRKIPPRIGEGNMEAEMKKCLLEIANAEREPLVKNLHLVLDKLIELLVTTYKIGGQTLSLGSTVFEVLCLVSSNLSILSDDLIVDQYGRQSLLSTYVQFQSKIPHPFSGKRRITCSRSNAEEMHTSSSSSDTYSIYDNVVAGRSLDRKEMAMEMSPTFVGRDGQIRLLHEELALHWVVASGRAADLAMSNSWFLFELIVKSMIEHLDFTRSLQAPRKQRFPHQYTDDISTLVHLVTTKVVGYHSNEPKLAQCLNASLSFFIFDLFSVMDRGFIFGLIKTYYKVLISKNASIPDLMNYKIDFLRIVCSHEHYVALNLPFGTPYTTKSAPCSPTPSTNSNTSGTSYGSIERALHADLSIEFRQQHFLVGLVLSDLATVLEVPNPQLHGKAIRCIRNLMTSHDLDPRYSDSEARARVASLYLPLLGIVMDAIPQLHQYLTDSNDRLHNMGLLDDYQGPHTTIATTTISPEVAYAISGSRSYAYMNDHVKNKSPLSSENTRHLLACCTWILKNLERTALYRWTLGLSPHRVHQMLQVLNTCIPCFEYKGQKRLPVLKRNTQSFRKPTDLKEKLEECIRGTNSARYDLINRRKDRNSTEKFRWRKDQMPYRAQFYDTITKTDPELELSHYIEGSLATEITLVILDCLEIIVQVATNSEMHHNLLGTVLKVLLHALSRNQSTLALKNLFSSQRSLIFKFPNLLFDEETDICADLCLLLLKHCGSQLPGIRSQAAASLYLLMRQNFEIGNNFARVKMQVTMSLSSLVGTSSSFSEQSLRRALKTILVYAESDSDLQDTSFPEQVQDLLFNLHMILSDTVKMKEYQEDPEMLLDLMHRIAKGYQNNPDLRLTWLENMAKKHKERANHTEAAMCFVHSAALVAEYLSMLESQPHLPVGAVSFQKVTPNSLLESAVSDDVLSPGEDGICLGNHFTESGLKALLEEASNSFQIAGMYEAMNEVYKILVPICEANRDFQKLSKIHGKLQEAFNRIAQLQGKRVFGTYFRVGFYGAKFGDLDQQEFIYKEPTLTKLPEIFSRLQNFYADRFGPDSVHIIKDSNSVDVNSLDPDKAYIQITYVEPYFENYELRHRETYFERNFNIKRFIFATPFTKSGKAHGDLHEQCKRKTILTTANHFPYVKTRIQVINRQQIILDPIEVAIEDIQKKTLELAAATNQEPADPKILQMVLQGCIGTTVNQGPMEMAAVFLSNLSDGVTIPTKNQNKLRLCFREFSKRCADALKKNRNLILSDQKDYQRELERNNERFVERLTPLITLTPTQAQGVVKANAASNRSTPLKCVSDYFK; this is encoded by the exons atgtccaTTACACAGCGCTCTTTTGCGCAAAAGTTATCTAG GACTCATGCTAGTGATGTGCGTAAAAATGTTGTCAATTGTCATATGCAAACGAAAACAACAGATTCTTCTATGTGCTCCTCGACT CTTTCCTTAACCGAACCCGTTGAGCCATTGGATTACGAAGAGTTTTTAAATTCTCATATAAACACTATTAATCGTgatcctttaaaaaatatactcgATTTTCCACCTGGAGATGTTACGGTCAAAACTATACCACGTAAAATAAGAACCATTGAACACATTGTGCCAAAGGAAAATTT tGCTGAACTGCCTCAACATGTTCAGGAGTGTGTTAACTGTTATACACGTCCGTGGAAAGTAGTGGAATATGCTCAACGTCATTATTCTAGTTCTTGTTGTGCTCGTGAACGTATTGATCGGGGCACAATAAGCCCTTCGGCCTATCAGCAAGAATTTGAAGTAGATAAAGATTTTGCCTCTTTCGATGAGTCCTCTTTAACCGACCAAAGTAACAGTTGCACTCCCAGCTCTAGGCAATCTATTGCCAGTTTATCTTCCGTTAGCTCTTGTACTGATACTTTAACACCTCGTGGTTCTTGGGCTAGTTTTGACCTAAGACGTTCTGTAAACGATCCCTTAATACCGAATTTATTAGATGATGTTCCTCCCGAACATATTGATCAAACAAACGAATCAAAGAGATTGGAAGATCGACAAGAAGCACTCTTCTCTCTTTATCCCGAAGCAGATGCCGAAGATATAATCGAACGCCGATTATCGGCTGAATTGCCCATGGAACATATGGGTCATCgcatatttgtaaaatgtttacaattgaGACTGGAATTGGAGGTAGAACCAATATTTGCCTCTATGGCCATATATGAtgccaaagaaaagaaaaagatttcggaaaatttttattttgacatgAACTCGGACACCTTAAAACGTATGCTACATACGCACGTGCGCTGTGCCGATGAAAGTACCCAAAGTAGAGCGGGTATTTTTGAAATAAGTTATCCCAGCAATGATTTGTTTTTGGTAATACGTTTGGAAAAAGTTTTGCAGGGTGATATTAAGGATTCAGTAGAGCCTTATATCAAAGATGATAAAGATAAATGTCGTGAAAAGGCTAAACAAAATGCCTCAGACTTTTGTGAAAGGTTAGGGAAATACCGCATGCCTTTCGCTTGGACTGGTATATATTTAACCAATATTTTCAATGGAGATAGTTTTGAGGGCGGAAAAGACGGTATTGGTTTGGGCGGTAATCAAGATCGCGAAACTGGTGGTTCCTTGGGATCTGCAGCCAGTTCCAACAGCTTAGATCGCAAATCATCTACTAGTAGTTTTGATCAACTAAGACGTAAAGCTAATGATATGAGTGGTACTTTAACACGACGAGGATCTTTGGAACGTAAAGAAAAGAGACGCTCTTGGTCTCCTGATGATTTTGCCAATGTGGTCGAATCATTTCGGCCGATTACTATAACTATTTCCAGTTTCTTTAAGCAAGAAACCGATAAAATGAAAGATGAAGatctctataaatttttaatggaactaaaaaGACCCAGTTCGGCCATGAAGAAATACAAATGCATACCCGGCTctataaaattggaaatttcaCCCTGCACAGATGATGTTAAGAATGCCTTAACTCCTGAATTGGCTAAAGTAGAGCCATATGTAGAGGATAATACTAGACCAGTAAAAGAAATACTAGAAATACCTCCTACCGCTATTTATAATCCCCACTACACTTATCGTAACCTACTGTTTGTGTCACCCAAAGAGCTTAATTTTTCTTCAAGGGCCGGTTCTGCCCGTAATATTGCCGTAAGAGTACAACTGATGGCGGGAGAAACACAGAACGATGCCATTAATGCCATATTTGGAAAATCATCGTGTCCCGAGTATTCTAATGAAGCTTTTACAGCCGTCAATTATCACAACAAATGTCCAGCATTCTatgatgaaattaaatttgCTCTGCCAGCTCATCTCAAACAAAATCATCATCTTTTCTTTACCATTTATCATGTTTCATGTCAAAAGAAACCACAAGACTTGCAACCATCCGTTGAAACACCGGTGGGTTATACCTGGTGGCCTTTATTAGAGGATGGCAAACTTAAAGTGGGAGAATTTCAATTGCCAGTTATGGTAGAAACACCTccagaaaattattcttttatacCGCCAAATGTTCATTTACCCGGCACTAAATGGCTGGATAATCATCGTCCTGTCTTTTCCATAAGCGTGGAGGCAGTTACTTCAGTACATACTTTGGATCCTAATTTAGATCGTTTCTTTTTGATGTGTGATTATTTAAATTCTCGCAAGATTCCACCACGTATAGGTGAAGGCAATATGGAAGCTGAAATGAAGAAATGTTTATTGGAAATTGCAAATGCTGAACGAGAACCTTTGGTTAAGAATTTACATTTAGTTTTGGATAAACTTATAGAACTGTTGGTAACAACTTATAAAATTGGCGGACAAACGCTTTCTCTGGGTTCTACAGTTTTCGAAGTTTTGTGTTTGGTATCATCTAACTTATCG aTTTTAAGCGATGACTTAATAGTAGATCAATATGGCCGCCAGTCTTTACTATCCACTTATGTGCAATTTCAAAGCAAAATACCACATCCTTTCAGTGGTAAGAGACGCATAACCTGCAGCCGCAGTAATGCTGAAGAAATGCACACTTCTTCCTCTTCATCAGATACCTATAGCATTTACGATAATGTAGTAGCCGGACGCAGTTTGGATCGCAAAGAAATGGCCATGGAAATGTCACCAACATTTGTTGGACGCGACGGCCAAATACGTTTATTGCATGAAGAATTAGCTTTGCATTGGGTAGTAGCCAGCGGACGTGCAGCTGATTTAGCCATGAGTAATTCAtggtttttatttgaattgattGTTAAATCCATGATAGAACATTTGGATTTTACGCGATCTCTACAAGCACCAAGAAAACAAAGATTTCCTCATCAATACACAGATGATATATCGACTTTGGTACACTTAGTGACCACCAAAGTGGTGGGTTATCACAGCAACGAACCAAAATTGGCACAATGTCTTAATGCCAGTTTAAGTTTCTTTATATTTGACTTATTTAGTGTCATGGATAGAGGTTTTATATTTGGTTTAATAAAAACCTATTACAAGGTTTTGATATCGAAAAATGCCTCTATACCGGATTTGATgaattataaaatagattttttgcgTATAGTTTGTAGTCATGAGCATTATGTGGCTTTAAATTTACCCTTTGGCACTCCGTATACAACGAAATCTGCACCCTGCAGTCCAACGCCAAGTACCAATTCAAACACTAGTGGAACATCATAT GGTTCCATTGAACGAGCCTTACATGCCGATTTAAGCATCGAATTTAGGCAACAACATTTTCTGGTTGGTTTGGTTCTAAGTGATTTAGCTACCGTTTTGGAAGTACC AAATCCTCAACTGCATGGCAAAGCTATAAGATGTATACGCAATTTAATGACATCTCATGACTTAGATCCACGATATAGTGATAGTGAAGCAAGAGCTCGTGTAGCTTCCCTATATCTGCCTTTGCTGGGCATAGTAATGGATGCCATACCACAATTACATCAATATCTAACCGACTCCAATGATCGTTTACACAATATGGGTTTATTAGATGACTACCAGGGACCACACACTACCATTGCCACCACAACTATAAGTCCCGAAGTAGCTTATGCCATATCGGGTTCCAGATCTTATGCCTACATGAATGATCATGTAAAGAATAAATCACCTTTGAGTAGTGAAAATACACGTCATCTTTTAGCTTGTTGCACTTGGATATTGAAAAATCTCGAAAGAACTGCTTTATATAGATGGACTTTAGGACTATCACCACATAGAGTGCATCAGATGTTACAAGTGTTGAATACTTGTATACCTTGTTTCGAATATAAAGGACAGAAACGTTTGCCTGTCTTAAAACGTAACACACAAAGTTTCCGCAAACCTACAGATCTTAAAGAAAAACTAGAGGAGTGTATACGTGGCACCAACTCGGCTCGTTATGATTTAATAAATCGACGCAAAGATCGTAATTCGACAGAGAAATTCCGTTGGCGTAAAGATCAAATGCCCTATAGGGCACAATTTTATGATACTATAACAAAAACTGATCCAGAATTAGAATTGAGTCATTATATAGAAGGATCATTGGCAACCGAAATTACTCTGGTGATTTTAGATTGTTTGGAAATTATTGTACAAGTGGCTACAAATTCGGAAATGCATCATAATCTTTTGGGTACTGTGTTGAAAGTATTGTTGCATGCTTTGTCGCGTAATCAAAGTACTTTGGCATTGAAGAATTTGTTTTCATCACAAAGATCATTGATctttaaatttccaaatttgTTGTTCGATGAGGAAACCGACATCTGTGCTGACTTGTGTTTACTGTTGCTAAAGCACTGTGGTTCACAGTTGCCTGGTATAAGATCACAGGCTGCTGCTTCCTTGTATTTGCTAATGAggcaaaattttgaaatcggCAAT AATTTTGCTCGTGTTAAAATGCAAGTAACTATGTCTCTATCATCTCTAGTGGGCACTAGCTCATCTTTTAGCGAACAGTCTTTAAGACGAGCTCTTAAAACCATTTTAGTTTATGCTGAATCCGATTCAGATCTTCAAGATACCTCGTTCCCAGAACAAGTACAAGATCTGTTATTCAATCTGCATATGATACTCTCGGACACGGTAAAAATGAAAGAATATCAAGAAGATCCAGAAATGTTGTTGGATCTTATGCATCGTATTGCCAAAGGTTATCAAAATAATCCCGATTTACGTTTGACATGGTTAGAGAATATGGCCAAGAAACACAAAGAGCGTGCCAATCACACTGAGGCTGCTATGTGTTTTGTTCATTCCGCTGCTCTGGTAGCCGAATATCTAAGTATGTTGGAGTCGCAACCTCATCTACCAGTAGGTGCAGTGAGTTTCCAGAAAGTCACACCCAACTCTTTGCTAGAGTCTGCTGTTTCCGATGACGTTCTAAGTCCTGGTGAAGATGGTATCTGCTTGGGTAATCATTTCACTGAATCAGGCCTGAAAGCTTTACTGGAAGAAGCCTCTAATTCCTTCCAAATAGCGGGCATGTATGAGGCCATGAATgaagtttataaaatacttgTACCCATCTGCGAGGCCAATAGAGATTTCCAGAAGTTAAGTAAAATACATGGTAAACTACAGGAGGCATTCAATCGTATCGCACAATTGCAGGGCAAACGGGTCTTTGGTACTTATTTCAGAGTTGGTTTCTATGGTGCCAAATTTGGTGATTTAGACCAGCAAGAGTTTATCTACAAGGAACCGACTCTTACCAAGTTACCCGAAATATTTAGTCGGCTTCAG AACTTTTATGCTGATCGTTTTGGTCCTGACTCTGTTCACATTATTAAAGATTCCAATAGTGTAGATGTTAATAGTTTAGATCCCGATAAGGCTTACATACAGATCACCTATGTAGAGCCCTATTTCGAAAACTATGAGCTACGTCATCGAGAAACCTACTTCGAAAGAAACTTCAACATAA aacgttttatttttgccaCCCCATTCACCAAATCGGGCAAAGCACATGGTGATTTGCATGAACAATGTAAACGCAAGACTATACTTACTACAGCCAATCATTTCCCTTACGTCAAGACACGTATTCAAGTTATAAATCGTCAACAAATCATTTTGGATCCCATTGAAGTGGCCATCGAAGatatacaaaagaaaacattGGAATTGGCAGCGGCTACCAATCAAGAACCAGCCGATCCCAAGATACTACAAATGGTCTTACAAGGTTGTATTGGTACAACTGTCAATCAGGGTCCTATGGAAATGGCAGCCGTATTTCTATCGAATCTCTCGGATGGTGTAACTATACCTacgaaaaatcaaaataaattacgTTTATGCTTTAGAGAATTTTCCAAACGTTGTGCTGATGCTCTCAAGAAAAATCGTAATTTAATCTTATCCGATCAAAAAGATTATCAACGTGAATTGGAACGTAATAATGAACGTTTTGTAGAACGTTTGACACCATTAATAACATTAACACCCACGCAGGCGCAGGGTGTAGTAAA AGCAAATGCCGCTAGCAATCGTAGTACACCCTTAAAGTg tgTTTCCGATTATTTCAAGTAA